A part of Paraliobacillus zengyii genomic DNA contains:
- a CDS encoding glycoside hydrolase family 127 protein, giving the protein MNKVVLNSGLFKQSEEKGKSYLLYLDVDRLVAPCYEAIGKEPKNKRYGGWESMEIAGHSIGHWLSAAAMMYHVTGDEKMKEKLDYAVAELSYLQSFDSEGYVSGFAKDCFEEVFTGDFRVESFGLGGSWVPWYSIHKIYAGLIDAYRLTGNIQALAVVKNLSDWAYKGLSKLTDEQFQRMLTCEYGGMNEVMADMYEITNDPRYLDLAIRFCDQSILNPLIEGVDHLEGQHANTQFPKVIGAAKLYDVTGDEVYKKLVTFFWEQVINHRSYVIGGNSNAEHFGPIDTEPLGVLTTETCNTYNMLKLTEYLFDWSPDSRYMDYYENGLYNHILASQDPDSGMKTYFVSTEPGHFKVYCSPDDSFWCCTGSGMENPARYTKNIYTRKDNALYVNLFINSTITLEDKEIQLVQETTFPTGNKSEILVKEANGAELSIKIRVPYWLTGNMNTRINDELVNGEVINGYLELKREWTAGDRIVFDLPMKLHRYVSKDDPQKQAFMYGPIVLAGALGKENFPETDIVADHQQFNNYKLIDVPTLVTAEDDLDKWIKLIDDKTLTFETKAIGQPGSVIVKMVPFYALHHERYTLYWKVMNEKEFASFVDHEKEAMEKLRAITVDHVQPGEQQPEKDHQVKAKNSETGYLNIVHQSWRDAKDVGYFSYQMAVDGKLPMFLLVTYYGGDGKHYIDGKAYQRDFTIEVDGSHVAKQTLISSKAGELIDVCYPIPTVLTKSKEKVEVKFTSTEGNIAGGIYGVRIINANTEI; this is encoded by the coding sequence ATGAATAAGGTCGTTTTAAATAGTGGTCTTTTTAAGCAGTCAGAAGAAAAAGGTAAAAGTTATTTATTATATTTAGATGTTGATCGATTAGTGGCCCCTTGTTATGAGGCGATTGGTAAAGAACCAAAGAATAAGCGATATGGTGGTTGGGAATCGATGGAGATTGCTGGTCATTCAATAGGTCATTGGCTCTCTGCTGCAGCCATGATGTATCATGTAACTGGTGATGAAAAGATGAAAGAGAAATTAGATTATGCTGTCGCTGAGTTATCCTATTTGCAATCATTTGATTCGGAAGGATATGTAAGCGGATTCGCTAAAGATTGTTTTGAAGAAGTATTTACTGGTGATTTTCGAGTTGAAAGCTTTGGATTAGGTGGCTCTTGGGTTCCTTGGTATAGTATCCATAAAATTTATGCTGGTTTAATTGATGCATATCGCCTAACAGGTAATATTCAGGCACTAGCTGTAGTTAAGAACTTATCTGATTGGGCATATAAAGGTTTGTCAAAGTTAACGGATGAACAGTTTCAAAGAATGTTGACTTGTGAATATGGTGGTATGAATGAAGTGATGGCTGATATGTATGAGATTACGAATGATCCTCGATATCTTGATCTGGCTATCCGTTTCTGTGATCAAAGTATTCTCAACCCATTAATTGAGGGTGTTGATCATTTAGAAGGACAACATGCAAATACACAATTTCCAAAAGTGATAGGTGCTGCGAAATTGTATGATGTAACAGGAGATGAAGTTTATAAAAAACTCGTAACCTTTTTTTGGGAGCAAGTGATTAATCACCGCTCATACGTAATAGGTGGCAATAGTAATGCAGAACATTTTGGTCCAATTGATACAGAGCCACTAGGTGTTCTGACAACAGAAACATGTAATACGTATAATATGTTAAAGCTTACCGAGTATTTATTTGATTGGAGTCCAGATAGTAGGTATATGGATTATTATGAAAATGGTCTATATAATCACATTTTAGCTTCACAAGATCCTGATTCTGGAATGAAGACTTATTTTGTCTCAACAGAACCAGGACATTTCAAGGTATATTGTTCACCAGATGATTCGTTTTGGTGTTGTACAGGATCAGGTATGGAGAATCCTGCACGATATACAAAAAATATATATACAAGAAAAGACAATGCACTTTATGTGAATTTATTCATTAATTCTACTATTACCCTAGAAGACAAAGAAATTCAATTAGTACAAGAGACAACTTTTCCAACAGGAAATAAGAGTGAAATTCTAGTTAAAGAGGCAAATGGAGCAGAATTATCAATAAAAATTCGTGTTCCGTATTGGCTAACAGGTAATATGAATACGCGTATAAACGATGAGTTAGTTAATGGAGAAGTTATAAATGGTTATCTTGAGTTGAAACGGGAATGGACTGCAGGAGATCGGATTGTATTCGATTTACCAATGAAGTTACACAGATACGTGTCGAAAGATGATCCGCAAAAACAAGCATTCATGTATGGACCAATTGTTTTAGCGGGTGCGTTAGGAAAGGAAAACTTCCCTGAAACAGATATTGTCGCTGATCATCAGCAATTTAATAATTATAAATTGATAGATGTTCCCACACTTGTAACAGCAGAAGATGATTTAGATAAATGGATTAAGCTGATTGATGATAAAACATTGACCTTTGAGACAAAGGCTATTGGTCAACCTGGATCTGTCATAGTGAAAATGGTTCCGTTTTATGCACTTCATCATGAACGATATACATTGTATTGGAAAGTGATGAATGAAAAAGAATTTGCTTCCTTTGTGGATCACGAAAAAGAAGCAATGGAAAAATTGCGTGCGATCACTGTTGACCACGTGCAACCTGGAGAACAACAGCCTGAAAAGGATCATCAGGTAAAAGCGAAAAACTCAGAAACGGGTTATTTAAATATTGTACATCAAAGCTGGCGTGACGCAAAAGATGTTGGCTATTTTAGTTATCAAATGGCTGTTGACGGTAAGTTGCCAATGTTTTTACTTGTAACGTATTATGGTGGAGATGGTAAGCATTATATCGACGGTAAAGCCTATCAAAGAGATTTCACTATCGAAGTGGATGGTAGTCACGTTGCGAAACAAACATTAATATCGAGTAAAGCTGGTGAATTAATAGATGTTTGTTATCCAATTCCAACTGTGCTAACAAAGAGTAAAGAAAAAGTAGAGGTGAAATTCACTTCTACCGAGGGAAATATTGCTGGAGGTATTTATGGGGTTCGTATAATAAATGCAAATACAGAAATATAA
- a CDS encoding MFS transporter has product MARNKSGTGQDEVHEKRWAIVSLASIPLIMTLGNSMLIPILPLMEKELDISKIQTSYIITVYSLVAIVLIPIAGFLSDRFGRKAVIIPSLLISGAGGLLSGYAAWKMESPYMVIIIGRILQGVGVSGTAPIVLPLVGDMFKREKDVSATLGLVETSNTFGKVLSPILGAGLASFFWFLPFLSIPIFCVISAILVLFLVKKPKNEQKPVAVKIFWKDTKKAFKKHGRWLIAVYIIGAILMFILFGILFYLSSMLEDKYAITGIKKGFYLAGPLAALCLASYLTGKRIKSHVKVMKWTVFFGLLILATAVVAIYFSDHFIYILIVFLIGGVGIGVGLPCLDAIITESIDKEVRGTITCFYSSARYLGVAVGPPATAFLMRYDVIWMVITFSVFIAIAIYFALVKIKPKRKSSLF; this is encoded by the coding sequence ATGGCTCGAAATAAATCGGGAACTGGTCAAGATGAAGTACACGAAAAAAGGTGGGCAATTGTTTCGTTAGCCTCTATCCCCCTTATCATGACATTAGGAAATTCAATGCTTATTCCGATATTACCGTTAATGGAAAAAGAGCTAGATATTTCAAAAATTCAAACAAGCTATATCATAACGGTTTATTCTCTGGTTGCAATTGTACTTATTCCAATAGCAGGTTTTTTATCCGATCGGTTTGGAAGAAAGGCAGTTATTATTCCTTCGTTGTTAATATCAGGTGCAGGAGGATTATTGTCAGGTTATGCTGCTTGGAAAATGGAATCACCATACATGGTCATTATAATCGGAAGGATATTGCAAGGCGTAGGTGTATCTGGTACTGCACCGATTGTTTTACCATTGGTAGGAGATATGTTTAAACGTGAAAAGGACGTCAGCGCGACATTAGGACTTGTAGAAACATCGAATACATTTGGGAAAGTATTAAGTCCAATTTTAGGTGCTGGGTTAGCAAGTTTTTTTTGGTTTTTACCATTTTTATCTATACCGATTTTCTGTGTAATTTCTGCAATTTTAGTGTTGTTTTTAGTGAAAAAACCAAAGAATGAACAAAAACCAGTAGCAGTTAAGATTTTTTGGAAAGATACAAAAAAAGCTTTTAAGAAACATGGAAGATGGCTAATTGCTGTGTACATTATTGGTGCAATCTTAATGTTTATCTTATTTGGAATCTTGTTTTACTTATCGAGTATGTTAGAAGATAAATATGCTATTACGGGTATAAAAAAAGGTTTTTACTTAGCTGGGCCATTAGCTGCTTTATGTTTGGCATCATATCTGACAGGTAAACGAATTAAGTCTCATGTAAAAGTAATGAAATGGACAGTGTTTTTTGGGCTTCTTATATTAGCAACTGCAGTAGTTGCTATATATTTTTCGGATCATTTCATTTATATTTTAATCGTTTTTTTAATTGGAGGAGTTGGAATTGGTGTTGGATTGCCATGTTTAGATGCGATTATTACGGAAAGTATTGATAAAGAAGTGAGAGGAACAATCACTTGTTTCTATAGTTCAGCACGTTATTTAGGTGTAGCAGTCGGACCTCCAGCAACAGCTTTTTTAATGCGCTATGACGTAATTTGGATGGTAATAACATTCAGTGTGTTTATTGCAATTGCAATCTATTTTGCTTTAGTGAAGATAAAACCAAAGCGTAAAAGTTCATTATTTTAA
- a CDS encoding IS4 family transposase produces MYFKKEMEPFIQGIHQVLSVSEVRQWAREIGFVQRQNKLKPEDFLSICAFLKETVGSSGLGNLCSSITRISGADISKQALHQRFDAKGVAFLQGIFNQLAEQQAIFMRPLYIDHLFSRIRILDATSFGVPKNDPDHPDGAKIQLEYELFEGKFLHTFLYDQTKSDQHAARELADTIEPGDLILRDLGYFSGEHLKKIDRAGGFYISRVPANMTFWTWDKKGKMMQIKPEEDAKKLEHGEAIDYGHIQIGKKGKNTLQTRLVVQQLTEEQKMKREGYLQKRRRKGGHTQSATKKNQIQILATNITSDQVDMQGLYPIYSLRWQVEILFKTWKSLFHIDKVRAMNPERFSCHLYGTLIHILLSSMIAFQCRYYLYQKHQIEGSEFKCIDHVKSAIEEDQGQALYHSTSFITLIKNIYQNVYRHGRKDHRYQHKSPFDILYLTYEQTFQAV; encoded by the coding sequence ATGTATTTCAAGAAAGAAATGGAGCCATTTATTCAAGGCATTCATCAAGTGTTATCAGTCTCTGAGGTGCGTCAATGGGCGCGTGAAATAGGGTTTGTTCAACGCCAAAATAAATTAAAGCCAGAAGATTTCTTAAGTATTTGTGCCTTTTTAAAAGAAACAGTAGGCTCTAGTGGTTTGGGGAATCTATGTTCAAGTATCACGCGCATATCCGGTGCGGATATATCTAAACAGGCCCTACATCAACGTTTCGATGCGAAAGGTGTTGCCTTTCTCCAGGGGATTTTTAATCAACTAGCTGAACAACAAGCTATTTTTATGCGTCCATTATATATAGATCATTTATTTTCTCGTATCCGTATTTTAGACGCCACTTCTTTTGGTGTACCTAAAAATGATCCAGATCATCCGGATGGTGCCAAAATCCAATTAGAATATGAACTATTTGAAGGGAAATTTCTGCATACATTCCTTTATGACCAAACAAAAAGCGACCAACATGCAGCACGGGAATTGGCAGACACAATTGAACCAGGAGATCTTATCTTGCGCGATTTGGGTTACTTTTCTGGGGAACACTTGAAGAAAATAGATCGTGCAGGTGGCTTTTATATCTCACGTGTCCCTGCCAATATGACGTTTTGGACATGGGATAAAAAAGGGAAGATGATGCAAATCAAACCAGAAGAAGATGCAAAAAAATTGGAACATGGAGAAGCGATAGATTATGGGCACATTCAAATCGGAAAGAAAGGGAAAAACACACTCCAAACACGTCTGGTCGTGCAACAATTAACCGAGGAACAGAAAATGAAAAGAGAGGGGTATTTACAAAAGAGAAGACGGAAAGGGGGTCACACCCAATCCGCCACCAAAAAAAATCAAATCCAAATCCTTGCCACCAATATAACATCGGATCAAGTAGATATGCAAGGGTTATACCCAATCTATTCCTTACGTTGGCAAGTGGAAATTCTATTTAAAACATGGAAATCATTATTTCATATCGACAAGGTGCGCGCAATGAATCCTGAACGATTTTCGTGCCATTTATATGGTACGCTAATTCATATTCTTCTATCATCTATGATTGCTTTTCAATGTCGTTATTACCTCTATCAGAAGCATCAGATCGAAGGCAGTGAGTTCAAATGTATCGACCATGTGAAAAGCGCCATTGAAGAGGATCAAGGCCAAGCGTTGTATCATAGCACTTCCTTTATTACATTGATAAAGAACATCTATCAAAATGTCTACAGGCATGGAAGGAAAGATCATCGTTATCAACATAAGAGTCCTTTTGACATTCTATATCTTACGTATGAACAAACCTTCCAAGCAGTATAG
- a CDS encoding YjcZ family sporulation protein, with the protein MSAGYSYGSGFALIVVLFILLIIIGASWGFGGY; encoded by the coding sequence ATGAGTGCAGGATATAGTTATGGTTCTGGATTTGCGTTGATTGTTGTTTTATTCATCTTACTAATTATCATTGGTGCTTCATGGGGCTTCGGTGGATACTAA
- a CDS encoding IDEAL domain-containing protein, with translation MKKQKVNYTLRAFNGKKDKPIEAKREISFEIKLASTLILDSLVSQWNKSNLENKINDSIDKQDKETFLHLSKEYQAYSWEY, from the coding sequence ATGAAGAAGCAAAAAGTGAATTACACGTTGAGAGCATTTAATGGTAAGAAAGACAAACCAATTGAAGCAAAACGAGAAATTTCATTTGAGATCAAACTTGCATCAACATTAATCTTGGATTCATTGGTTTCACAATGGAATAAATCTAATTTAGAGAACAAAATTAATGATTCAATTGACAAGCAGGATAAAGAGACGTTTCTTCATTTAAGCAAAGAATACCAAGCATACTCATGGGAATATTAA
- a CDS encoding cation diffusion facilitator family transporter — MSQYDNYKKGEKGAWVSIIAYLSLASSKLIIATIGGSAALRADGLNNTTDVIASIAVLIGLRISRKPPDEDHHYGHFRAETIASLVAAFIMISVGLQVIIGSFQSIIETNYTQPSWLTAWTALTAAFVMFGVYHYNLQLSKKVNSTSLYAAAQDNRADALVSIGAFIGIVGAQIGLYWLDPVTGLLVGFIICKTAWDIFKNASHTLTDGFDEEKLDIIRASIISDEEVIEVKDMKGRLHGNQALIEITIYVDPELTVKQSHHITDRIEDLLSEKHDVPHAHIHIEPYPSKKK, encoded by the coding sequence ATGAGCCAGTATGATAATTATAAAAAAGGAGAAAAAGGAGCTTGGGTAAGTATCATCGCATACCTCTCTCTAGCCTCTTCTAAATTGATCATTGCAACAATTGGTGGTTCAGCTGCTTTAAGAGCGGATGGACTAAATAATACAACTGATGTCATTGCGTCAATTGCTGTTTTAATAGGTCTTCGTATATCGAGAAAGCCTCCAGATGAAGATCACCATTATGGTCATTTTCGTGCTGAAACAATTGCGTCACTAGTAGCAGCGTTTATTATGATCAGCGTTGGATTACAAGTTATCATTGGTTCATTTCAATCTATAATTGAAACAAACTATACTCAGCCAAGTTGGTTAACTGCTTGGACTGCTTTAACCGCAGCGTTTGTCATGTTTGGTGTTTATCACTACAACTTGCAACTATCAAAAAAGGTAAATAGCACATCATTATATGCCGCTGCACAAGATAACAGAGCGGATGCACTTGTTAGTATTGGTGCATTTATCGGCATTGTCGGTGCACAAATTGGTTTATATTGGCTTGACCCTGTCACAGGACTACTTGTTGGTTTCATCATATGTAAAACAGCTTGGGATATTTTTAAAAACGCAAGTCATACATTAACGGATGGATTTGACGAAGAAAAGCTAGATATCATTCGAGCGAGTATAATAAGTGATGAAGAAGTGATAGAAGTGAAGGATATGAAAGGACGTTTGCATGGGAACCAAGCATTAATCGAGATCACTATCTATGTCGATCCAGAATTAACTGTAAAACAAAGTCATCACATTACAGATCGAATTGAAGATTTATTATCTGAGAAACATGACGTACCACATGCACACATTCATATTGAACCCTATCCATCTAAAAAAAAGTAA
- a CDS encoding AraC family transcriptional regulator, translating into MYAIKLPTYQLPLVREVGFMTDEKGVLNHPHRKLDNINVFIFVVKGKIEVIEDDNFYELSAGSYLFLRKNITHWGAGSYLPGTSWYYIHFYDPPTVIVPLEDYHNFQQTSLIAEETYNQQLQLPKKGSVTQPDFYTLQLDKLIEQDKSQDEIRPLLLSQMTYALFINLYKHSKESKVLPRTQRIIAQLTKICRQASKKLSGKEISQAMDMNYAYVSTIFRKETGKSITQFQNEILIEKAMDLFKTEVNNVSEVSEKLGFSNAFYFSRVFKKVTGMAPSVYLNQNYQVTHKNEAGT; encoded by the coding sequence ATGTACGCAATAAAACTACCTACCTATCAATTACCTTTAGTTAGAGAAGTTGGTTTTATGACTGATGAAAAAGGGGTTTTAAACCATCCCCATCGTAAACTAGATAATATTAATGTCTTTATTTTTGTTGTTAAAGGAAAAATAGAAGTAATTGAAGATGATAATTTCTATGAACTATCAGCTGGATCCTATCTTTTTTTAAGAAAAAACATAACTCATTGGGGTGCTGGCTCCTATCTTCCAGGGACAAGTTGGTATTATATTCACTTTTATGATCCACCAACGGTAATAGTTCCGTTAGAGGATTATCATAATTTCCAACAAACCTCATTAATTGCAGAAGAAACATATAACCAACAACTACAGTTACCAAAAAAGGGTAGCGTAACTCAACCTGATTTCTACACATTGCAATTAGATAAATTAATTGAGCAAGATAAAAGCCAAGATGAAATTAGACCCCTTCTTTTATCACAAATGACTTATGCATTATTTATTAACTTATATAAGCACTCAAAGGAATCAAAAGTTCTTCCAAGAACACAGCGGATAATTGCGCAATTAACAAAAATATGCAGACAGGCCTCAAAGAAACTATCTGGTAAAGAAATTAGTCAAGCAATGGATATGAATTATGCTTATGTATCGACTATATTTCGAAAAGAAACAGGTAAAAGTATTACACAGTTTCAGAATGAAATATTAATTGAAAAAGCGATGGATTTATTCAAAACGGAAGTAAATAATGTTTCGGAGGTAAGTGAAAAATTAGGTTTTTCAAATGCCTTTTACTTTAGCCGTGTTTTTAAAAAAGTTACAGGAATGGCACCGTCTGTGTATCTCAATCAAAATTACCAAGTAACTCATAAAAATGAGGCTGGGACATAA
- a CDS encoding AzlC family ABC transporter permease, which translates to MAKVMIERHSSQKIKMIQNGFLTGLPIMFGYLPIAITYGVLASQSGMTLMELTAMSVFVYAGAAQFMGANMIAIGAGSIEIIIATFVLNFRHFVMSLSFMNRSKNLDLKWKAPLSLGLTDESFSVASLHTKEANEKNGGYFYASLMLTAYLSWVLGSVLGGILGDVIPESLSMSMGIALYAMFIALLIPSVKVEVRYGVIAVLAMIFNYLFSMQMDQGWAIVCSTLLASFIGTLFVKVVEK; encoded by the coding sequence ATGGCCAAAGTAATGATTGAGCGCCATTCATCACAAAAAATAAAAATGATTCAAAATGGTTTTTTGACTGGTTTACCTATAATGTTCGGTTATTTACCGATTGCGATTACATACGGTGTTCTTGCCTCACAGTCAGGTATGACATTAATGGAGTTAACAGCAATGAGTGTATTTGTTTATGCAGGAGCAGCACAGTTTATGGGCGCTAATATGATTGCGATTGGTGCTGGTTCTATTGAAATCATTATTGCAACATTTGTACTAAACTTCCGTCATTTTGTAATGAGCTTATCTTTTATGAATAGGTCTAAAAATCTTGACTTAAAATGGAAGGCTCCGCTTTCTCTGGGACTAACAGACGAGTCGTTTTCAGTAGCGTCTTTACATACTAAAGAAGCAAACGAAAAGAATGGTGGATACTTCTATGCAAGCTTAATGCTAACTGCTTATTTATCATGGGTGTTAGGGTCTGTTTTGGGTGGTATATTGGGCGATGTTATACCTGAATCTCTAAGTATGAGTATGGGAATCGCATTGTATGCTATGTTTATTGCGCTGTTAATTCCATCAGTTAAGGTCGAAGTGCGTTATGGTGTTATTGCCGTTTTGGCAATGATTTTTAATTATTTGTTTAGTATGCAAATGGATCAAGGTTGGGCCATTGTATGTAGTACATTATTAGCCAGTTTTATTGGTACACTTTTCGTAAAGGTGGTAGAAAAATGA
- the map gene encoding type I methionyl aminopeptidase produces MITRKSTREVAMMEEAGKLLASCHKEIAKMMKPGVTTKEIDDFVEKYLADNGATPEQKGYNGYEYATCASVNDEICHGFPRNEPLNNGDIVTIDMVVNLNGGLADSAWTYVVGEADEKTKRFLDVTKESLYRGIKEAKAGNRIGDIGHAIQQYAEAEGYAVVRDFTGHGIGPTIHEEPHIPHYGLAGKGPRLKEGMVITIEPMLNEGSWHSKMDNNNWTARTVDGERSAQFEHTIVVTKNEPLIITEQE; encoded by the coding sequence ATGATCACACGAAAAAGTACAAGAGAGGTAGCTATGATGGAAGAGGCAGGTAAGCTATTAGCATCTTGTCATAAAGAAATAGCTAAAATGATGAAACCAGGTGTCACAACAAAAGAGATTGATGACTTTGTTGAAAAATATCTAGCAGATAATGGTGCAACTCCTGAACAAAAGGGATATAACGGTTATGAATATGCAACATGTGCATCTGTAAATGATGAAATTTGCCACGGATTTCCCCGAAATGAGCCATTAAACAATGGTGATATTGTAACAATTGATATGGTAGTTAATTTAAATGGTGGTTTGGCGGATTCTGCTTGGACGTATGTTGTTGGAGAGGCGGATGAAAAGACAAAACGGTTTTTGGATGTCACCAAAGAGTCGCTTTATAGAGGGATCAAAGAGGCAAAAGCCGGAAATCGTATTGGAGATATAGGACATGCGATTCAGCAATATGCAGAGGCAGAAGGTTATGCAGTAGTACGCGACTTTACTGGGCACGGGATTGGTCCAACTATTCACGAAGAACCACATATTCCTCACTATGGTTTAGCTGGTAAAGGCCCTCGTTTGAAAGAAGGTATGGTGATTACGATTGAGCCAATGTTAAATGAAGGATCTTGGCATAGTAAGATGGATAATAATAATTGGACAGCAAGAACTGTAGATGGAGAAAGATCAGCACAATTTGAACATACAATTGTAGTAACAAAAAACGAACCACTAATTATTACAGAACAAGAATAG
- a CDS encoding M15 family metallopeptidase — translation MRLWLFPLILFSLLFITACEESNNEQEPITQDDTNQNETVQEEQEENTVEEENDSMEELEEEQEDEVNKHIAEVEDDTGLHVVDNPESNQVYLNKQRKLPDGYEPADLVVPNVQHYAAEGDPKRQMREEAAKALESLFTRAQEQGIELIAVSGYRSYDRQKQIYDNSVATNGQEYADKYSASPGTSEHQTGLAMDIGSSTETVATLLEESFKQTSEGTWLAENAHQEGFIIRYPEGKSEITGYNYEPWHIRYVGKEIATEIHDQDLTLEEYFGYDY, via the coding sequence ATGCGTTTATGGTTATTTCCACTTATTTTATTTAGCCTTTTGTTTATTACTGCGTGTGAAGAGAGTAATAACGAGCAAGAACCTATAACTCAAGATGATACAAATCAAAATGAAACTGTTCAAGAGGAACAAGAAGAGAATACGGTAGAGGAAGAAAACGATAGTATGGAAGAATTAGAAGAAGAGCAAGAAGATGAAGTAAATAAACATATAGCAGAGGTAGAAGATGACACAGGTCTACATGTAGTAGATAATCCGGAAAGTAACCAAGTTTATCTTAATAAACAACGTAAGCTTCCAGATGGTTATGAACCAGCTGATTTAGTTGTTCCAAATGTGCAACATTATGCAGCAGAAGGTGATCCAAAACGTCAAATGCGAGAAGAAGCGGCTAAGGCATTGGAATCATTATTTACCCGTGCTCAAGAACAAGGAATTGAACTAATTGCTGTATCAGGCTATCGTTCTTATGATCGACAGAAACAAATTTATGATAATAGTGTTGCAACTAATGGACAAGAATACGCTGATAAATACTCCGCTAGTCCTGGTACAAGTGAACATCAAACAGGTTTAGCTATGGATATAGGTTCTTCGACCGAAACAGTGGCAACTTTATTAGAAGAATCATTTAAACAAACGAGTGAAGGAACATGGCTAGCAGAAAATGCCCACCAAGAGGGATTTATTATTAGATATCCAGAAGGAAAAAGTGAAATAACTGGATATAATTATGAACCATGGCATATTCGTTACGTTGGTAAGGAAATTGCTACTGAAATTCATGATCAAGATCTTACATTAGAAGAATATTTTGGTTATGACTATTAA
- a CDS encoding AzlD domain-containing protein, whose translation MIMFTIIGMALVTIIPRLIPAFIVDKIIFPGWVNKWLNVIPYAALGALIFPGILTVIPEAPWIGFFGGLIAIVLALFRLNIILVILGASTTVFLLTI comes from the coding sequence ATGATTATGTTTACGATTATTGGTATGGCACTTGTGACAATTATACCAAGGCTGATTCCTGCTTTCATAGTGGATAAAATAATTTTTCCTGGTTGGGTTAACAAATGGCTCAATGTAATACCTTATGCTGCATTAGGGGCATTAATTTTTCCAGGTATTTTAACCGTCATACCTGAAGCACCTTGGATAGGTTTTTTTGGCGGGCTAATTGCGATAGTATTAGCTTTATTTAGATTAAATATAATTCTTGTTATATTGGGTGCTTCAACTACAGTATTTCTATTAACTATCTAA